One Mytilus trossulus isolate FHL-02 chromosome 5, PNRI_Mtr1.1.1.hap1, whole genome shotgun sequence DNA segment encodes these proteins:
- the LOC134719590 gene encoding procathepsin L-like encodes MQLILFTVLSYLTCQVTSKPTTDAEWQLYKQQYTKNYNSIEDKYRRIIWEDNNKYIEKHNAEAAADLHTYTMGLNSYSDMKHEEFVKTMTGLKISANPTPGKLFVPTVEAGRLPDTMNWTALGYVTEVGTQGQCGSCWAFSVIGALEGQWFRAHQKLVPLSVQDLMDCSTSVGNQGCEGGFIDKSYEFIRKHHGIDTWKSYPYVGKNEKCRFNNATIGATCRGYTDIKKGNEDDLYVAVGSIGPVAVAVDANQASFGMYKSGVYDEPKCSSTILSHTLLVTGYGTYKGKEYWLAKNSWGTSWGMNGYIMMSRNKKNQCGIASLASYPMV; translated from the exons ATGCAGTTGATACTATTTACCGTATTATCATATTTGACATGTCAGGTGACATCCAAACCAACAACAGATGCTGAATGGCAATTATATAAACAACAGTATAccaaaaattataattcaatagAAGACAAATACAG acgCATAATTTGGGAAGACAATAACAAATACATCGAGAAACACAATGCTGAGGCTGCAGCAGATCTCCATACCTATACCATGGGACTTAATAGCTACAGTGATATG AAACATGAggaatttgtaaaaacaatgaCGGGTTTAAAAATATCGGCTAACCCAACACCGGGGAAACTGTTTGTACCAACAGTGGAGGCTGGACGACTACCTGACACAATGAACTGGACAGCATTAGGATATGTTACAGAAGTTGGAACCCAG ggTCAATGTGGATCGTGCTGGGCCTTTTCTGTGATAGGAGCATTAGAAGGCCAGTGGTTTAGAGCTCATCAGAAATTAGTCCCATTGTCTGTACAGGATTTAATGGACTGCTCAACATCTGTCG gtAATCAAGGCTGTGAAGGTGGATTTATAGATAAAAGCTACGAATTTATACGTAAACATCATGGAATTGACACGTGGAAATCCTATCCATATGTTGGCAAG aacgAAAAATGTCGTTTTAATAACGCCACGATTGGAGCAACTTGCCGAGGATACACCGACATTAAAAAGGGTAACGAAGATGACCTCTACGTGGCTGTTGGGTCAATTGGTCCAGTGGCTGTTGCTGTAGATGCTAATCAAGCCTCGTTTGGGATGTATAAGAGTGGAGTGTACGATGAACCTAAATGTTCGTCAACAATACTTTCTCATACATTACTGGTCACTGGTTATGGAACGTACAAAGGGAAAGAATATTGGCTAGCTAAGAACAG ttggGGCACCTCCTGGGGAATGAATGGTTACATTATGATGtcaagaaataagaaaaatcagTGTGGTATAGCAAGCCTGGCCAGTTACCCAATGGTATAG
- the LOC134719591 gene encoding uncharacterized protein LOC134719591 — MEKDVDSSCQELENDKGRVDWGKFEPTMRKAMILGDTFKGGPDLQNLMRSNTVLTCGIAIQNWTNTELPSPHYTSFTGMLSIPPTSIPSGTIQAVVSHKSSIGIRGCSGLISWKLKTRRVVMAWTIPYFTSNALAVGITNTACDVHDDKWFRKMMHEKSDNEITFTKEVYQNGKACKECKVVSSDGKYDVLATMGTSARSEIKVCVRGTTFDTSHKSIRPKQFTTNKSSRNDSGPF; from the exons ATGGAAAAGGATGTCGACAGTAGCTGTCAAGAATTAGAAAATGATAAGG GTCGTGTTGATTGGGGTAAATTTGAACCAACTATGCGAAAGGCGATGATTTTGGGAGATACATTTAAGGGAGGACCAGATCTGCAAAATCTGATGAGATCCAACACAGTTCTAACATGCGGGATTGCAATACAAAATTGGACCAACACTGAGTTACCTTCTCCTCACTACACATCATTTACAGGCATGCTGTCAATACCACCAACATCTATACCATCAGGAACTATTCAAGCAGTG GTCAGTCATAAAAGCAGTATTGGTATAAGAGGATGCAGCGGGCTGATATCGTGGAAACTTAAAACCAGACGTGTTGTTATGGCATGGACAATCCCATACTTTACTTCAAATGCCCTAGCCGTTGGAATAACAAACACTGCCTGCGATGTCCATGATGATAAGTGGTTCAGAAAAATGATGCATGAAAAGAGTGACAATGAAATAACTTTTACGAAGGAAGTTTACCAGAATGGCAAGGCATGCAAAGAGTGTAAGGTTGTATCTTCTGATGGAAAGTATGACGTTCTCGCAACCATGGGGACAAGTGCTAGGTCCGAGATAAAGGTTTGTGTCCGTGGAACCACTTTTGATACATCTCATAAATCTATTCGACCGAAGCAATTTACAACCAACAAATCAAGTAGAAACGACTCTGGTCCATTTTGA